In a genomic window of Nostoc sp. UHCC 0870:
- a CDS encoding helix-turn-helix transcriptional regulator: MANIISLADYQEFWRERNQKTRQPDPSDPSDIINICPQQFGSGYERWIELRDISLLIIDAEFHHDLVIERKYSDSFSGGLEFGFHLSGYWNNIHAGKNFFQSGGLNQNNTSELLRSQRLLKVDIHSESPELIHSFITGGLNPISSEMLKKLIETDQEPYRQIDHTTPEMRVALEQIINCPFTGLTKKIYLESKCLEIIALKIEQLTAIESNSTKASVLKGDDIDRIYYAKEILTGNLDNPPSLIELARQVGLNDYKLKLGFRQVFGTTAFSYLHQQRMEKARQLLLEGQMNVKEVARAVGYTNQSHFATAFRKQFGTNPKSYDLLLRA; encoded by the coding sequence ATGGCGAATATTATTTCACTCGCAGATTACCAAGAATTTTGGAGAGAACGCAATCAAAAAACTAGACAACCAGACCCATCAGACCCATCTGATATTATTAATATATGTCCTCAACAATTTGGTAGTGGATATGAACGTTGGATTGAACTGCGGGACATTAGTTTATTAATTATTGATGCGGAATTTCATCACGATTTAGTAATAGAAAGAAAGTATTCAGATAGTTTTAGTGGTGGACTAGAATTTGGTTTTCATCTCTCAGGCTATTGGAATAATATTCATGCTGGGAAAAACTTCTTTCAAAGTGGAGGTTTAAACCAGAATAACACATCAGAATTATTGCGATCGCAGCGACTTTTAAAGGTAGATATACATTCCGAATCCCCTGAATTAATCCATAGTTTTATTACAGGTGGCTTAAATCCCATATCCTCAGAAATGCTCAAAAAGCTGATTGAAACTGATCAAGAGCCATATCGTCAAATAGATCATACTACTCCAGAAATGCGAGTTGCCCTAGAACAAATTATCAATTGTCCCTTTACAGGCTTAACCAAAAAAATTTATTTAGAAAGTAAATGTTTAGAAATAATTGCCTTGAAAATTGAACAATTAACCGCCATAGAAAGTAATTCCACAAAAGCCTCTGTTTTAAAGGGAGATGATATTGATAGAATTTATTATGCCAAAGAAATTTTAACGGGAAATTTAGACAATCCCCCTTCTTTAATAGAACTAGCCAGACAAGTAGGATTAAACGACTATAAACTCAAGCTAGGCTTTCGCCAAGTATTTGGTACAACTGCATTTAGCTACTTACACCAACAACGCATGGAAAAAGCACGCCAATTACTTTTAGAAGGTCAAATGAATGTCAAAGAAGTAGCGCGTGCTGTTGGCTATACTAATCAAAGCCATTTTGCTACAGCCTTTCGTAAGCAATTCGGTACTAACCCTAAATCCTATGATTTATTACTAAGAGCCTGA
- a CDS encoding TonB-dependent siderophore receptor: MRRQPQLLMGLWLAGIVVTVQPAWGSGNPPLSESGSISTNPQRLLSQASTPQSPILVNGVRIDTTNQGIEVILETKQGEKLQVVNSNSGNSLIAEITNAQLSLPSGNTFRQENPFAGITEVTVINQDSNTIRITVTGEVGTPTYELFDSDAGLILSVTPVSPSASQPETPQQPPEEKPTTETPTSQPTAETDTPIELVVTGEQDSYRVREATTGTKIEVPLRDVPASIQVIPKEIIRDRQVVRLNELAENVSGVRPQSTLGGLASQGYFIRGFATGFENLRDGFKDFGFTSPRDVAGVERVEFLKGPASVLYGSATSPGGIVNTITKKPLSEPFYQIGGTFGSYDFYRGTIDLTGPLTENRAALYRLNVAYENANSFRDFVENESTFINPVVSLKVGENTDLTFAYEYQKYNYVFDRGFPSNNTVIFDLPINRSLDEPNLQDSEYKSNNFTYVLESRFGYNNNWKFRQAFNVLSVNGASQGVQPDSINEDGQTARRRFRRSESDQTNLAFQNEISGKFNIGSISHNVLVGLELTSNQFQSNFFRGNIADLNIFNPVYGAQPELIRRTYAGEYGGENVAFYLQDLIEITPNLKLLAGGRFDWVNSYDRYEDDPDFNTRNSDSEFSPRLGIVYQPTDTTSIYASWTNAFNPQTFGRNRNNEPFKPETSEQFEIGIKQDFLDNRLSATLAFFDITKNNVLTPDPVDSDFSVQTGEQRSRGVELDVVGEISPGWKIIATYAYTDAYVSKDNNSDLLNDRLAGVPYHGASLWSTYEFQKGNLQGLGLGLGLVYAGEREASLPNQIQIPSYLRTDASIFYKQNNWRAAVNIKNMFDTKYYESQGFFVVPAAPFTVLGTISFEF; this comes from the coding sequence ATGAGGCGACAACCGCAATTATTGATGGGTTTATGGTTAGCAGGGATAGTAGTCACTGTACAACCAGCTTGGGGTAGTGGAAATCCTCCCTTGTCTGAAAGCGGTAGTATCTCTACAAATCCTCAGAGATTACTATCTCAAGCATCCACACCGCAATCTCCCATTCTGGTAAATGGAGTGCGGATTGATACTACAAACCAGGGTATAGAAGTAATTCTAGAGACTAAGCAAGGTGAAAAATTACAAGTAGTCAATAGCAATTCAGGTAATAGCTTAATAGCTGAGATTACCAATGCTCAACTAAGTTTACCTTCAGGAAATACATTTCGGCAAGAAAACCCTTTTGCGGGTATTACTGAAGTTACAGTTATCAACCAAGACAGTAATACTATCAGAATAACTGTCACCGGAGAGGTGGGAACACCCACTTATGAACTATTCGATAGTGATGCAGGTTTAATTTTAAGTGTGACACCTGTATCACCTTCCGCATCTCAACCAGAAACGCCACAACAACCACCGGAGGAGAAACCAACTACAGAAACTCCGACATCACAACCAACAGCTGAAACTGATACACCCATTGAACTGGTAGTTACAGGTGAACAAGATAGCTATCGAGTCAGGGAAGCAACAACCGGCACAAAAATAGAAGTTCCTTTGCGTGATGTTCCCGCATCTATCCAAGTTATACCTAAAGAAATTATTCGAGACAGACAAGTAGTTAGACTCAACGAACTAGCAGAAAATGTTAGCGGTGTGCGTCCTCAATCAACTTTAGGCGGACTAGCATCTCAAGGTTATTTTATTCGTGGTTTTGCTACAGGTTTTGAAAACCTGCGTGATGGTTTTAAAGATTTTGGTTTTACCAGTCCGCGTGATGTAGCTGGTGTTGAAAGAGTAGAATTTCTCAAAGGGCCTGCTTCCGTTTTATATGGAAGTGCTACCAGTCCCGGTGGCATAGTCAACACAATTACTAAAAAACCTCTATCAGAACCCTTCTATCAAATTGGTGGTACATTTGGGAGTTATGATTTTTATCGTGGCACAATTGATCTCACCGGTCCACTCACAGAAAATCGGGCAGCACTTTATCGGCTCAATGTAGCTTATGAAAACGCTAACAGTTTCCGGGATTTTGTAGAAAACGAAAGTACATTTATTAATCCTGTTGTTAGTTTGAAAGTAGGAGAAAATACCGATCTCACATTTGCTTATGAATATCAGAAATACAACTACGTCTTTGATCGAGGTTTTCCTTCTAACAACACAGTAATTTTTGATCTTCCCATTAATCGATCTTTAGATGAACCAAATCTTCAGGATTCTGAATATAAATCCAATAACTTTACCTACGTTTTAGAAAGCCGATTTGGTTACAACAATAACTGGAAATTTCGCCAAGCCTTTAACGTCTTGAGTGTGAATGGTGCTTCCCAAGGTGTACAACCTGACTCTATTAATGAAGATGGACAAACAGCCCGCCGCAGATTTCGTCGTTCTGAAAGTGACCAAACAAACCTTGCTTTTCAAAATGAAATTAGCGGTAAATTTAACATAGGCTCAATTAGCCATAATGTCTTAGTTGGATTGGAGTTGACTAGTAATCAATTCCAAAGCAATTTTTTCCGGGGTAATATTGCAGACTTAAATATATTCAACCCAGTATATGGCGCACAACCAGAACTTATACGTCGTACTTACGCTGGGGAATATGGCGGGGAAAATGTTGCATTTTACTTACAAGATTTAATCGAAATCACCCCCAATCTTAAATTATTAGCTGGTGGTCGTTTTGACTGGGTAAACTCCTACGACAGATACGAAGATGACCCAGATTTTAACACTAGAAACTCAGATTCAGAATTTTCTCCCCGTTTAGGTATAGTTTATCAACCTACAGACACCACTTCAATTTATGCCAGTTGGACAAATGCTTTCAACCCGCAAACATTTGGCAGAAACCGCAATAATGAACCATTTAAACCAGAAACATCAGAACAATTTGAAATAGGAATTAAACAAGATTTTCTGGATAATCGTCTCTCAGCTACTTTAGCTTTTTTTGATATTACCAAGAATAATGTATTAACTCCTGATCCAGTAGATTCTGATTTTAGTGTCCAAACTGGTGAACAAAGAAGCCGAGGAGTTGAGCTAGATGTAGTTGGAGAAATTTCACCAGGTTGGAAAATCATTGCTACTTATGCTTACACAGATGCTTATGTAAGTAAAGATAATAACTCTGATTTATTAAATGATCGGTTAGCTGGTGTACCTTATCATGGTGCTAGTTTGTGGTCTACTTATGAATTTCAAAAAGGAAATTTACAAGGGTTGGGACTAGGATTAGGATTAGTTTATGCAGGTGAGCGTGAAGCCTCTTTACCAAATCAAATCCAAATTCCTTCTTATTTAAGAACAGACGCTAGCATTTTTTATAAGCAAAATAATTGGCGCGCGGCTGTCAACATTAAAAATATGTTTGACACAAAGTATTATGAATCCCAAGGTTTTTTCGTTGTTCCAGCCGCACCTTTCACTGTTTTAGGAACTATTTCCTTTGAATTTTAA
- a CDS encoding iron-siderophore ABC transporter substrate-binding protein: protein MFILVVILLFIFSIYYKFSQFNLPEPKILTSKCRLIKHELGETCIPLNPQRIIVTEQVSLEALIALGLKPIATVDTAFVASKNTFLKNQMNGIAYIGKENQFNLETTLKLHPDLIIGTYGINSVNYDLFSQIAPTVKLQNVHSQWKETLINLAEIVNKTATAKTLLIEYQQRLEKLRTALGEEINQIEVSVSRFHGGNKLPAFRSQYSFPGSILAELGISMPVHQRQLIKTPDDTLVTLSLERIDLLDADVLFVAVDPGARDLFQKYQNTRLWQTLNVVQNQRVYSVDSSYWIFGSIFSANAIVDDLFKYLLKST from the coding sequence TTGTTTATACTGGTAGTCATTCTATTATTTATATTCAGTATTTATTATAAATTTTCACAATTTAATTTACCAGAGCCAAAAATATTAACCTCAAAATGTCGATTAATTAAGCATGAATTAGGCGAAACTTGTATTCCTCTTAATCCACAACGCATTATTGTTACAGAACAAGTATCACTAGAAGCTTTAATCGCATTAGGTTTGAAACCAATAGCAACAGTAGATACAGCTTTTGTAGCTAGCAAAAATACTTTTCTGAAAAATCAGATGAATGGTATAGCTTATATAGGAAAAGAAAATCAGTTTAATTTAGAAACAACACTGAAACTACATCCAGACTTAATTATTGGTACATATGGTATTAATTCAGTAAATTATGATTTATTTTCGCAAATAGCACCTACAGTTAAATTACAAAATGTCCATAGTCAATGGAAGGAAACTTTGATAAATCTTGCTGAAATAGTAAATAAAACTGCGACAGCAAAGACATTATTAATCGAATATCAACAACGTCTAGAAAAATTACGCACTGCTTTGGGGGAGGAAATTAATCAAATAGAGGTGTCTGTGAGTCGATTTCACGGTGGTAATAAACTTCCTGCCTTTCGTTCTCAATATTCTTTTCCTGGCAGTATTTTGGCAGAGTTAGGAATTTCTATGCCAGTTCATCAACGTCAATTAATTAAGACTCCTGATGATACTTTAGTAACCCTCAGCTTAGAACGAATAGACTTACTGGATGCTGATGTTTTATTTGTAGCTGTAGACCCTGGTGCTAGAGATTTATTCCAGAAATATCAAAATACTCGTCTTTGGCAAACCCTGAATGTAGTCCAGAATCAACGAGTTTATAGTGTTGATTCTAGTTACTGGATTTTTGGTAGTATTTTCTCAGCTAATGCCATAGTTGATGATTTATTTAAGTATTTACTCAAATCAACGTGA
- a CDS encoding iron-siderophore ABC transporter substrate-binding protein — translation MKVLLIEIGFLLEKTLQFKVRFLGNSNSQGKRRRYISRFVTWLSLGVMGLLLVTACTPKDRHNIQIPIESGIAECHSFQHVMGETCIPTAPKLVITLSAPTLNNALLLGVKPLGSTYFLDDNKLLISNGIEFLGRSQPNLEKISLLKPDLILGWERMDKSVYPLLSKIAPTVLGKFKEPLDWSKHFDFVAQVLGKEKEAKEAWKNYYKKIETLKIALGIDAASLKKNGYQGQKISFIHIHSGNRGVESDVKNSFAGSILDTVGLQRPTAQNINAPYGIISISEEELEKADGDVLFVSILSNNAEKAFARIQKKPLWKRLNAVQKNHVYLVDPSTWNGASLPAANAVLDDLYKYLVNAP, via the coding sequence TTGAAAGTTCTTTTAATCGAAATCGGCTTTTTGCTGGAGAAGACCTTACAATTCAAGGTACGATTTCTTGGCAATTCTAACAGTCAAGGAAAGAGACGAAGATACATAAGCCGCTTCGTCACTTGGCTATCTTTGGGCGTGATGGGACTTTTGCTTGTCACAGCCTGTACTCCTAAAGATCGCCACAACATTCAAATACCTATTGAATCGGGCATTGCAGAGTGCCATTCGTTTCAGCACGTTATGGGTGAAACTTGTATTCCTACTGCCCCGAAACTTGTCATTACATTATCTGCCCCAACTCTCAATAATGCCCTTCTTCTGGGAGTAAAACCCCTTGGCAGCACTTATTTTCTAGACGATAATAAGTTACTTATCAGCAATGGGATAGAATTTCTGGGACGTTCTCAACCTAATTTAGAGAAGATATCCTTGCTTAAGCCAGATTTGATTTTGGGCTGGGAAAGGATGGACAAGAGTGTTTACCCCTTACTTTCAAAAATTGCTCCTACCGTGTTGGGAAAGTTTAAAGAACCTCTGGATTGGTCAAAGCACTTTGATTTTGTCGCTCAGGTTTTAGGCAAGGAAAAAGAAGCTAAAGAAGCGTGGAAGAACTACTACAAAAAAATTGAGACTTTGAAAATAGCTTTGGGCATTGACGCGGCTTCTCTAAAGAAGAATGGCTACCAGGGACAAAAAATTTCATTTATCCACATACATTCTGGTAATCGTGGTGTTGAGAGTGATGTAAAAAACTCGTTTGCTGGTTCTATTTTAGATACTGTTGGCTTACAGCGTCCAACAGCACAGAATATTAATGCTCCCTATGGAATAATCAGTATTTCTGAAGAGGAATTAGAGAAGGCTGATGGAGACGTGCTATTTGTTTCTATCTTGAGCAATAACGCCGAAAAAGCTTTTGCAAGAATTCAGAAAAAACCCCTTTGGAAACGCCTTAATGCAGTTCAGAAAAATCATGTTTATTTAGTTGATCCCTCAACCTGGAATGGTGCAAGTTTACCTGCTGCAAATGCTGTCCTTGATGATCTCTACAAATACCTCGTCAACGCACCTTAA
- a CDS encoding TonB-dependent siderophore receptor, producing MLGSFWGLVALPAGAETSLDRINPGLNTSVATAAKSSQKIPHLNEVKRPATTVKQWIAQGIIQVTGVKLGQTDKKLEVILETTGSDQLQPVSKSEDNNFIMDIPNTQLNLPSGSEFRQEKPIDGITVVTVSNLDANTIRVIVTGETSLPKVELFDSDEGLIFGVTSEITAMQPPETPPEEASVQPDEPIELVVTGERDSYRVPNASTATRTDTPLRDIPQSIQVIPQEVLRDQNVTRQEEALRNIPGVVTGTPPYFERSFYRIRGFFIPNSAGNNLINGIPDFVGGLSTGFSNVERVEVLKGPASVLFGQGSPGGTINFVTKQPLSEPFYEINATIGNYDFYQGGIDLSGPLDNRGNVLYRLNTSYRNAGSSIDLIKNRNFQIAPVLSWAISDRTKLTLEGDYVNDSVPPPTGVPALGSVLFNPDGKISRNRNYNESNASQQANTARVGYRLEHQFSDSWSLRNAFFASFNEFKTSNLVIPTGLRSDNRTLNRLFLDTTRDITSYVLASDVTGKLSTGSIEHQLTIGFDFNNFYNRDTATAITGSPIDIFNPVFGQPFNSTPAFASDNATNRTALGIYAQDQITIAENLKLLLGIRFDTFNQTVKDRVGDTEQNQSESAFSPRVGIVYQPIPPISLYASYSQSFSPVDGRSFENAQFQPERGTQYEVGVKADLNDRLSATLAFYDLLLSNVLTDDPVNPDFSVQTGKQRSRGIEVNLSGAILPGWNIITGYAYTDARIEEDNALPVGNRLSNVPKHSFNLWTTYEIQAGNLKGLGFGLGLFYVGERQGDLGNSFEIPGYLRTDAAIFYKQDNWRAALNVRNLFGVDYFESSFNRNRLFAGEDLTIQGTISWQF from the coding sequence ATGCTTGGCTCTTTCTGGGGATTAGTTGCCTTGCCAGCTGGGGCGGAAACAAGTTTAGACCGTATTAATCCTGGTCTCAATACGTCTGTGGCAACTGCGGCTAAAAGTAGTCAAAAAATCCCTCATTTAAACGAAGTTAAACGCCCAGCGACTACAGTAAAACAGTGGATTGCCCAAGGAATAATTCAGGTAACGGGTGTAAAACTAGGGCAAACAGACAAGAAACTAGAAGTAATTTTAGAGACTACAGGTTCAGATCAGTTGCAGCCTGTAAGTAAGAGTGAAGATAATAATTTTATTATGGATATTCCTAATACTCAGTTAAATTTGCCCTCTGGTAGTGAGTTTCGTCAAGAAAAGCCCATTGATGGAATCACGGTAGTGACCGTAAGTAATCTTGATGCAAATACTATCCGGGTGATAGTCACAGGTGAGACGAGTTTGCCCAAGGTTGAATTATTTGATAGCGACGAGGGTTTAATTTTTGGCGTGACATCTGAGATAACGGCTATGCAGCCACCAGAAACACCACCAGAAGAAGCATCAGTGCAGCCGGATGAGCCGATTGAGTTGGTGGTGACAGGAGAACGGGATAGTTATCGCGTACCGAATGCCAGTACGGCGACACGGACGGATACACCATTGCGAGACATTCCCCAATCGATTCAAGTTATACCGCAAGAGGTGCTGCGCGATCAAAATGTGACCCGTCAAGAAGAAGCTCTGAGAAATATCCCTGGTGTGGTTACGGGAACTCCTCCCTACTTTGAACGGAGTTTCTACCGAATTCGCGGTTTTTTTATCCCAAATTCTGCAGGTAATAATCTGATAAATGGCATACCTGACTTCGTGGGTGGTCTTTCAACTGGGTTTTCCAATGTTGAAAGAGTAGAAGTCCTTAAAGGTCCGGCCTCCGTTTTATTTGGGCAGGGCAGTCCCGGTGGAACCATCAATTTCGTCACAAAACAGCCGTTAAGTGAACCGTTCTATGAGATCAATGCAACAATTGGCAATTATGATTTCTACCAAGGTGGAATTGATTTGTCTGGTCCACTAGACAATCGTGGCAATGTTCTATACCGATTAAATACATCCTATAGAAATGCTGGTAGTTCTATTGATCTCATAAAAAATAGAAATTTTCAGATAGCTCCTGTCTTGAGTTGGGCGATTAGTGATAGAACAAAGTTGACCCTCGAAGGCGATTATGTCAACGATAGTGTTCCTCCCCCAACGGGTGTGCCAGCTCTGGGATCTGTACTTTTTAATCCTGATGGAAAAATATCACGTAACCGCAACTACAACGAGTCTAACGCCAGTCAACAAGCGAATACAGCGCGAGTTGGATATAGATTAGAACATCAGTTCAGTGATTCCTGGTCACTACGTAATGCATTTTTTGCATCATTTAATGAATTTAAAACATCCAATCTTGTTATTCCAACTGGTCTACGCTCTGACAATCGAACTTTAAATCGTCTATTCCTGGACACAACACGCGATATTACTTCTTACGTACTCGCATCGGATGTAACTGGGAAATTGTCAACTGGATCAATAGAACACCAGTTGACAATTGGATTTGATTTTAACAATTTCTATAATAGAGATACCGCCACTGCAATAACTGGCTCACCGATTGATATATTCAACCCTGTTTTTGGACAGCCGTTTAACTCTACTCCTGCCTTCGCATCTGATAATGCTACAAATAGGACAGCATTAGGAATCTATGCTCAAGATCAGATTACAATAGCGGAAAATTTGAAGCTATTACTAGGTATACGTTTTGATACGTTCAATCAGACGGTTAAAGATCGAGTAGGTGACACCGAACAAAATCAATCGGAAAGTGCTTTTAGTCCTCGTGTTGGTATAGTTTATCAACCCATTCCACCGATTTCCCTTTATGCTAGCTACAGCCAATCTTTTTCTCCTGTTGATGGGCGCAGTTTTGAAAACGCACAATTTCAACCAGAAAGAGGTACACAATATGAAGTTGGGGTAAAAGCAGATTTAAATGACAGATTATCTGCAACACTTGCATTTTACGATTTACTCCTCTCCAATGTTTTAACCGACGATCCAGTCAATCCTGACTTTTCTGTTCAAACAGGGAAACAACGTAGCAGAGGTATAGAGGTGAATCTGTCAGGTGCAATCTTACCAGGATGGAATATCATTACTGGCTATGCTTACACTGATGCTCGCATCGAAGAAGATAATGCTCTGCCTGTAGGAAATCGACTTTCTAATGTACCAAAACATTCTTTCAACTTGTGGACAACCTATGAAATTCAAGCGGGTAACTTAAAAGGACTGGGTTTTGGCTTAGGGCTTTTTTATGTTGGTGAACGTCAAGGTGATTTGGGAAATTCCTTTGAGATACCTGGCTATTTACGGACAGATGCTGCCATATTTTACAAACAAGATAATTGGAGAGCAGCACTCAATGTCAGGAATCTATTCGGGGTAGACTACTTTGAAAGTTCTTTTAATCGAAATCGGCTTTTTGCTGGAGAAGACCTTACAATTCAAGGTACGATTTCTTGGCAATTCTAA
- a CDS encoding helix-turn-helix domain-containing protein translates to MTLTISQQSFEDLLYQETENSSEYPDPDDQLDVIYDYPKVLGQGYWREIKLRQGLQLAIGDLRLCDRMISEYPETECWLNYHFHFSGEHEDKYTSIGSGKYIFQGSGLAPQKKTQCYHEQPFLEIEFTMQPDVLLSFAGNSEGELPKRLQHLIRPCEQYYHRCGTATLPMQRIARQILHCPYRSIAKRMYLESKVLELMGILLGQELEMRDGKTNIQPLQPDVVDRIHHAREIILQRLDNPPSLHELARQVGLNECTLKRGFRCCFGTTVFGYLRNYKLEQARQLLEIGEMKITEIAHAMGYNSRSPFAAAFRKQFGLNPKEYQKLQKNSV, encoded by the coding sequence ATGACGCTCACTATCTCCCAGCAATCCTTCGAGGATCTGTTGTATCAAGAGACAGAAAACAGTTCCGAATATCCAGATCCCGATGATCAGTTAGATGTGATATATGATTACCCAAAGGTACTGGGACAAGGCTATTGGCGAGAAATCAAGCTGCGTCAGGGTTTGCAGTTAGCTATTGGTGATTTGCGGTTGTGCGATCGCATGATTTCTGAATACCCAGAAACAGAATGTTGGCTAAATTACCATTTTCATTTTTCAGGGGAACATGAAGATAAATATACATCCATAGGTAGCGGAAAGTATATTTTCCAAGGCAGTGGTTTGGCTCCTCAAAAAAAAACTCAGTGTTATCACGAACAACCATTTCTTGAGATTGAATTTACAATGCAGCCTGATGTACTGCTTTCCTTTGCAGGAAATAGTGAAGGAGAATTACCAAAACGGTTGCAGCACTTAATTCGACCCTGTGAGCAGTATTACCATCGCTGTGGCACTGCCACCTTACCGATGCAGAGAATAGCACGGCAAATTTTACACTGTCCCTATCGGAGTATTGCCAAACGGATGTATCTAGAAAGTAAGGTGCTGGAATTGATGGGAATACTTTTAGGGCAAGAACTAGAGATGCGTGATGGTAAAACCAATATTCAGCCTTTACAACCAGATGTAGTCGATAGAATCCACCACGCCAGGGAAATCATCCTGCAACGCTTGGACAATCCACCCTCCTTACACGAATTAGCGCGACAAGTTGGTTTAAATGAATGCACCTTAAAACGGGGCTTTCGTTGTTGTTTTGGCACAACAGTATTTGGCTATTTGCGTAATTACAAACTTGAACAAGCGCGACAACTACTGGAAATAGGAGAGATGAAAATTACCGAAATTGCTCATGCAATGGGTTACAACAGCCGCAGTCCTTTTGCTGCTGCATTCCGCAAACAGTTTGGCTTGAATCCCAAAGAATACCAAAAACTGCAAAAAAATTCCGTTTAG
- a CDS encoding ABC transporter ATP-binding protein: MKIRSALPLLRLLRYAKPYQPQIWGAIICSILRTLLDLAPPYLIGVAVDVVVERETSLIARFGIQNPLNQLLVLSLLTIATWGLESLSQYAADKFWRNLAQTLQHELRVDTYNYLQELELAYFEDRSTGILLSILNDDINQLEGFFNSGAQDLISFFTRVSAVGISFMLLAPGIGWLAMLPIPFILWGTFIFQSRLAPRYDTVRDRAGIISDRLANNISGIATIKSFTAEAYESDRVYQESESYRRSNKQAIALSVAFQPVLRFLILLGFVLTLYLGGREVLQGSLTVGTYGFMVFIVQDLLWPFTELSEIMDEYQRAMASVRRVMGLLDTAIAIPGGNNSLPIATIARQVQFDHITFAYNERNDILKNLSLQIPAGATIGIVGATGSGKSTLVKLLLRFYEVQSGRILVDDIDIRDLNLCDLRRCIGWVSQDVFLFHGTVAENICYGSFDATESEIIHAAKLAEAHEFILQLPQGYDTIVGERGQKLSGGQRQRIAIARAILKDPAILILDEATSAVDNETEAAIQKSLEIITQNRTTIAIAHRLSTIRHSHCIYVMDHGQIVEQGKHEELLAIDGIYTSLWRVQSGIH, from the coding sequence ATGAAAATACGCTCTGCTCTCCCCCTCCTGCGTTTATTGCGCTATGCCAAACCCTATCAACCTCAAATTTGGGGTGCAATTATTTGTTCGATTCTACGTACCCTATTAGACCTAGCACCACCTTATCTCATCGGTGTTGCAGTAGATGTGGTAGTCGAACGAGAAACTTCCTTAATTGCGCGGTTTGGTATTCAAAATCCTCTGAATCAGTTATTAGTATTGTCTCTGCTGACGATCGCCACTTGGGGTTTAGAATCCCTCAGCCAATATGCAGCCGACAAATTTTGGCGTAATTTAGCACAAACCCTACAGCACGAATTACGAGTTGATACTTACAACTACTTGCAAGAATTAGAACTTGCTTACTTTGAAGACCGCAGCACGGGTATCTTGCTATCTATTCTCAATGATGACATCAACCAGCTTGAGGGCTTCTTCAACTCTGGCGCACAGGATCTCATCAGCTTTTTCACGCGAGTATCTGCGGTGGGAATTAGCTTTATGCTGCTGGCTCCCGGTATTGGGTGGCTGGCGATGTTACCCATCCCATTTATCCTCTGGGGAACGTTCATCTTTCAATCGAGGTTAGCTCCCCGCTATGACACAGTACGAGATCGCGCCGGAATTATCAGCGATCGCCTAGCTAACAACATTTCTGGTATCGCCACCATCAAAAGCTTTACGGCTGAAGCTTATGAGAGCGATCGCGTTTACCAAGAAAGTGAATCCTATCGTCGCAGTAACAAACAGGCGATCGCTCTGAGTGTCGCCTTTCAACCCGTGCTGAGATTTTTGATTTTACTAGGGTTTGTGCTGACTCTGTATCTGGGTGGTCGGGAAGTGCTTCAGGGTAGCCTGACTGTGGGTACTTATGGCTTCATGGTATTTATTGTGCAAGATTTACTCTGGCCGTTCACAGAACTGAGTGAAATCATGGATGAATATCAGAGAGCGATGGCATCGGTGCGGCGTGTCATGGGATTATTGGATACTGCCATCGCAATTCCCGGAGGCAATAATTCCTTACCAATTGCAACTATAGCCCGTCAAGTGCAATTTGATCACATTACCTTTGCCTACAACGAACGCAACGATATACTCAAAAATTTATCTCTCCAGATTCCCGCCGGAGCTACAATCGGTATTGTGGGAGCAACGGGTTCTGGTAAAAGTACGTTAGTTAAACTTTTACTACGGTTTTATGAAGTACAAAGTGGACGCATTTTAGTTGACGACATTGATATCCGCGACCTCAATTTATGCGATTTACGGCGTTGTATTGGTTGGGTGAGTCAGGATGTGTTTTTATTTCACGGTACGGTGGCAGAAAATATTTGTTACGGTAGTTTTGATGCTACTGAGTCAGAAATTATCCATGCTGCGAAATTAGCTGAAGCTCATGAATTTATTCTGCAACTACCCCAAGGATACGATACCATTGTCGGCGAACGGGGTCAAAAACTTTCGGGTGGACAAAGACAAAGGATTGCGATCGCTCGTGCTATTCTCAAAGACCCAGCAATTTTGATTTTGGATGAGGCTACCTCTGCGGTGGATAATGAGACGGAAGCGGCGATTCAGAAATCGTTGGAGATAATTACCCAAAATCGTACGACAATTGCGATCGCACATCGTCTTTCCACAATTCGCCACAGTCATTGTATATATGTGATGGATCATGGTCAAATTGTCGAGCAGGGTAAGCATGAAGAATTACTAGCAATTGATGGAATTTATACCAGTTTGTGGCGCGTACAGTCTGGGATTCATTAA